A stretch of the Psychroserpens sp. Hel_I_66 genome encodes the following:
- a CDS encoding endonuclease/exonuclease/phosphatase family protein: protein MIKKLFLFVLLFVFCSTSGFAQADFKLMFYNLLNFPLEDAVPDRLASLEFILDDYRPDIFMVCELNNEEGANTILSSLQTINPDYVSATFELNTSDDNLSNQNDLQQLIYYDSTKFILESQAIVTTIFRDFNHYKLKINSVEQETAPIVIDFFVCHLKASSGSENQASRLEMIEDLVIYLDDFPEDSNVVLAGDFNIYTDSELAFQRLIDPSNNITFIDPANRIGSWHNNPSFVDVMTQSTRTQTGLGGTTGGFDDRFDFIMTSENLSTNPDLSFISGSYDVYGNNENTNCYNQSINSTNCAGSDFSFAIRDALHNFSDHLPVILELQTNQSLSIPEFTAPKLLTILGSNVIDNTLKLEANLSLQNDLELIIFNSLGQVIKTVDVNNTLISLDVTQISSGIYYITSSRFQFKPLKFLVAH, encoded by the coding sequence ATGATTAAGAAATTATTTTTATTTGTTTTATTGTTTGTATTTTGCTCTACTTCAGGTTTTGCTCAAGCAGATTTCAAACTTATGTTCTATAATTTGCTAAATTTTCCTTTAGAAGATGCTGTGCCAGATAGGTTAGCATCCTTAGAATTTATTCTCGATGATTACAGACCAGATATCTTTATGGTTTGCGAGCTCAATAATGAAGAAGGAGCTAATACGATACTAAGTTCGTTACAAACGATCAATCCAGACTACGTAAGTGCAACTTTTGAACTCAACACATCAGATGATAACCTGAGCAATCAAAATGATCTACAACAATTGATTTATTATGACAGTACTAAGTTTATTTTAGAGAGTCAAGCCATTGTCACCACTATTTTTAGGGATTTTAATCATTATAAGCTGAAGATAAATTCCGTAGAACAAGAAACAGCACCTATAGTAATTGATTTTTTTGTTTGCCACCTTAAGGCTTCAAGCGGAAGCGAGAATCAAGCGTCAAGATTGGAAATGATTGAGGATCTGGTGATTTATTTGGATGATTTCCCAGAAGATAGTAATGTGGTCTTAGCAGGAGATTTCAATATTTATACAGATTCTGAACTTGCATTTCAAAGACTCATAGATCCAAGCAATAACATCACATTTATTGATCCAGCAAACCGCATTGGGAGTTGGCACAATAACCCAAGCTTTGTGGATGTGATGACGCAATCTACAAGAACACAAACAGGACTTGGCGGTACGACTGGAGGTTTTGATGATAGGTTTGATTTTATTATGACTTCGGAAAATTTAAGCACCAATCCAGACCTTTCTTTTATCTCAGGTAGTTATGACGTTTATGGTAACAATGAGAACACAAACTGCTATAACCAATCTATAAACTCTACGAATTGCGCAGGTTCAGATTTTTCATTCGCAATTAGAGATGCGCTACACAATTTTAGTGACCATCTTCCCGTTATACTAGAACTACAAACCAATCAATCATTAAGTATCCCAGAATTTACAGCACCAAAATTGTTGACAATTTTAGGATCAAATGTCATTGATAATACTCTAAAACTGGAAGCCAATTTAAGCCTACAAAATGATTTGGAGTTAATTATTTTTAATAGTCTAGGGCAGGTAATTAAAACTGTTGACGTTAATAATACGTTAATATCACTAGACGTTACTCAGATAAGCAGTGGCATCTATTATATTACAAGTTCAAGATTTCAGTTTAAACCATTAAAATTTCTAGTTGCCCATTGA
- a CDS encoding metalloprotease, with protein MKLSPFSCIFLLFWSCLVVGQNKIDVDAVVDIASKTITIKQSITYQNKSNDTLTSIYLNDWNNAYSTKTTPLATRFTEEFNDKFHLAKSEQRGYTSITGIRDKLNNSLTFQNKADNPDIIEVQLNQPLLPNQSYDISLAYDIILPDDSFTGYGISAEKNINLKYWYITPSIYNGEWQFYSNKNLDDLYTPKADITLKIEFPINYQLVSELNTIDIKQTIDKQVFYLYGKDRVNTNLILTRFSGFKFVQTDDFTIYSDLPSEGITPEEKALVTDKITSFITEQLGDYPHERMLITKGDYKKDPLYGLNQLPNFIRPFPDSFQYELKLLKTALNNYLENTLLINPRKDYWLRDGIQIYYLMKYVDTYYPETKLLGTLANFWGVRSFHAADLGYNDQFNLFFMQMARTNRDQPLTTSKDSLLKYNANIAGKYKAGIGLRYLDDYVNANTVEETISQYLKTNQLELTSSKDFESLLKSKTSKDVDWFFTDYIDTRKKIDFKISKVKKFEDSIRFTIKNKRDHNMPISLFSLQNDSIVSKTWIENIGEEKELTIPRDSIDRLALNYDNTIPEFNLRDNYKSLNGFLFNNKPIQFRLFKDVEDPYYNQIFVMPIVEFNNIYDGVTLGAKFYNKTVLRKRLNYRFSPQYATKSKSFTGGGSIYYTHNIEDMDLYNISYGMTARYNSFAEDSFVTIFTPNFSMAFRDNDDFRSDKSKFLNLRYLKIEREVGENAIIENLLEPDYSVLNLRYISSDPGLIDFNRWYYDVQFAEKFGKVAINYEYRKLSESNRQFNLRLFAGTFLYNNTDPNSDYFSFALDRPTDYLFDYNYLGRSEDSGIFSQQIIIAEGGFKSKLETPFANQWITTANVSTTIWKYIEGYGDLGFVKNKGLNPAFVYDSGIKLDLVTDYFELYFPIYSNLGWEIGQPNYDQKIRIKFTLDPQSLLGLFRRKWY; from the coding sequence TTGAAATTAAGCCCTTTTTCATGTATTTTTCTCCTATTTTGGAGTTGTCTTGTTGTAGGTCAAAATAAAATTGACGTAGATGCAGTAGTAGATATAGCGTCCAAAACCATTACAATTAAACAAAGCATAACGTATCAAAACAAAAGTAACGATACGCTTACAAGTATTTATCTTAACGACTGGAACAACGCTTACTCCACAAAAACGACACCTTTAGCAACGCGGTTTACAGAAGAGTTTAATGACAAATTTCACCTTGCAAAAAGTGAACAACGAGGCTATACATCAATTACTGGCATACGAGACAAATTAAACAATTCCTTAACTTTTCAAAATAAGGCAGACAATCCAGATATAATTGAAGTCCAACTTAATCAACCATTACTGCCCAACCAATCATATGATATTTCATTGGCTTATGATATCATATTGCCAGATGATAGTTTTACAGGCTATGGCATTAGCGCAGAAAAAAATATAAACTTAAAATATTGGTACATAACACCATCGATTTACAATGGAGAATGGCAATTTTACAGCAATAAAAATCTAGATGATTTATACACGCCAAAAGCAGATATTACTCTTAAAATAGAGTTTCCTATCAATTATCAACTTGTTTCAGAACTAAATACAATTGACATCAAACAAACAATAGACAAACAAGTTTTTTATTTATACGGAAAAGATAGAGTCAACACTAATTTGATACTTACAAGGTTTTCTGGATTTAAGTTTGTTCAAACAGATGATTTTACTATTTATTCCGATTTACCTTCCGAAGGAATTACTCCAGAAGAAAAAGCTCTGGTTACCGATAAGATTACAAGTTTCATAACTGAACAGCTGGGAGATTACCCTCATGAGCGAATGCTTATTACTAAAGGGGATTATAAAAAAGACCCTTTATATGGTTTAAACCAATTACCCAATTTTATACGTCCGTTTCCAGATAGTTTTCAGTATGAATTAAAATTATTAAAGACTGCGCTAAATAATTATTTGGAAAACACTTTATTAATTAACCCAAGAAAAGATTATTGGCTTCGTGATGGGATCCAGATTTATTATTTAATGAAATATGTTGACACTTACTATCCTGAAACAAAGTTATTGGGCACTTTGGCTAATTTTTGGGGAGTTCGTTCATTTCATGCTGCAGATTTAGGTTATAACGATCAGTTCAATTTGTTTTTCATGCAAATGGCCAGGACAAATCGTGACCAACCGCTTACAACATCTAAAGATTCTCTATTAAAATATAATGCCAACATTGCTGGAAAATACAAAGCAGGTATTGGTTTGCGTTATTTAGATGATTATGTAAATGCCAATACTGTTGAAGAGACCATTTCGCAGTATTTAAAAACAAATCAACTAGAGCTCACAAGCTCAAAGGATTTTGAAAGTCTTCTTAAATCTAAAACCTCTAAGGACGTAGATTGGTTTTTTACAGATTATATAGATACCAGAAAAAAAATTGATTTCAAGATCAGCAAGGTCAAAAAATTTGAAGATTCCATTCGCTTCACCATAAAAAATAAGCGTGACCATAATATGCCTATTTCCTTATTTTCATTACAAAATGATTCAATAGTCTCAAAAACTTGGATAGAAAATATTGGTGAAGAAAAAGAGTTAACCATACCCAGAGACAGTATAGATAGATTGGCTCTTAATTATGACAATACCATACCAGAATTTAATTTAAGAGACAATTACAAATCGCTTAATGGTTTTTTATTCAATAACAAACCCATCCAATTTAGATTGTTTAAAGATGTAGAAGACCCTTACTACAATCAAATATTTGTAATGCCTATTGTAGAGTTCAATAATATTTATGATGGTGTTACATTAGGTGCGAAATTTTACAATAAAACAGTATTGAGAAAACGTTTAAATTATCGCTTTTCGCCTCAATATGCAACAAAATCAAAGTCGTTTACTGGAGGAGGTTCTATCTATTATACCCACAATATTGAGGATATGGATCTTTATAATATTTCCTACGGAATGACCGCGAGATACAACTCATTCGCAGAAGATTCATTTGTAACCATTTTTACTCCAAATTTCTCAATGGCATTTCGGGATAATGATGACTTTAGATCTGATAAATCAAAATTCCTAAACCTTAGGTATTTAAAAATCGAAAGGGAAGTTGGAGAGAATGCTATTATAGAAAATTTATTAGAACCAGATTACAGCGTTTTAAATTTAAGATATATTAGCTCAGACCCTGGATTGATTGATTTTAATAGATGGTATTACGATGTTCAATTTGCAGAAAAATTTGGAAAAGTTGCCATTAATTACGAGTACAGAAAACTCTCTGAAAGCAATAGACAATTTAACCTACGTTTATTTGCAGGTACTTTTTTATATAATAATACAGATCCAAATTCAGATTATTTTAGTTTTGCTTTAGACCGTCCAACAGATTATTTGTTTGATTACAATTATTTAGGTCGATCAGAGGATTCCGGGATTTTTAGTCAGCAAATTATTATTGCGGAAGGTGGTTTCAAATCAAAATTAGAAACACCCTTTGCAAACCAATGGATAACGACAGCAAATGTGAGCACGACCATTTGGAAGTACATTGAAGGTTATGGCGATTTAGGTTTCGTAAAAAATAAAGGACTTAATCCAGCATTTGTATATGACTCAGGTATAAAGCTAGACCTTGTGACCGATTATTTTGAACTCTACTTCCCAATTTATTCCAATCTTGGTTGGGAAATAGGTCAACCCAACTACGATCAAAAAATTAGAATAAAATTCACCTTAGACCCTCAATCGCTGTTGGGCCTCTTCCGAAGAAAATGGTATTAA
- a CDS encoding thiamine pyrophosphate-dependent enzyme has product MPTTTKTPSEITFKDFKDEILNDYRIAVTSRECSLLGRREVLTGKAKFGIFGDGKEIPQLAWAKVFKNGDFRSGYYRDQTFMMAIGKLTIEQFFAGLYAHTSIEADPMSAGRQMGGHFGTHSLDENGEWKNLTQQKNSSADISPTAGQMPRLLGLAQASKIYRNVSGIDTEKFSVKGNEIAWGTIGNASTSEGLFFETINAAGVLQVPMVINIWDDEYGISVHARHQTTKENISEILKGFQRDEDNKGYEILKVKGWDYTALVETYQKAEQIAREEHVPVMIHVVELTQPQGHSTSGSHERYKSKDRLDWEKDFDCIAQMKLWLINNEIATEEELDAITKHIKKEVREGKKAAWNAFLKPILAEKKQAIQLITAASQKSANQVFITKIINDLAEIQEPGRKDVISSCRKCLRYLVGEDFSEKTQLQNWINSYLDTVQPNYSSHLHSQSKWSAFNVSEVKPTYSDDAEQVDARLIIRDNFDYIFGNNPEALIFGEDSGNIGDVNQGLEGLQEKYGELRVADAGIREATILGQGIGMAMRGLRPIAEIQYLDYILYALQIMSDDLATLQYRTKGKQKAPLIVRTRGHRLEGIWHSGSQLGGIINLIRGIHVLVPRNMTKAAGFYNTLLESDEPALVIECLNGYRLKEKMPNNIGEFKTPIGVVETVKEGADITLVSYGSTLRMVAQTAKELQEVGIDAEVIDVQSLLPFDINHDIVKSLAKTNRLMVIDEDVPGGASAYILNEILNTQNGFQYLDSQPKTLTARPHRPAYGTDGDYFSKPSIEDIFEAVYEVMHEMNPADYPKLR; this is encoded by the coding sequence ATGCCGACAACAACAAAGACACCTTCTGAAATTACTTTTAAGGATTTTAAAGACGAAATCCTAAACGATTACCGTATTGCTGTAACCAGCAGAGAATGTAGTCTTTTAGGTCGTCGTGAAGTGTTAACCGGTAAAGCAAAATTTGGGATTTTTGGTGATGGTAAAGAAATCCCACAATTGGCCTGGGCAAAGGTTTTTAAAAACGGTGATTTCCGTTCTGGTTACTATCGTGACCAAACCTTTATGATGGCTATTGGCAAATTAACCATAGAACAGTTTTTCGCTGGGCTTTATGCACATACTTCTATAGAAGCAGATCCCATGAGTGCTGGACGCCAAATGGGTGGTCATTTTGGCACTCATAGCTTAGATGAAAATGGTGAATGGAAAAACTTAACCCAACAAAAAAATTCTAGTGCAGATATTTCTCCTACAGCTGGGCAAATGCCAAGACTTTTAGGTTTAGCTCAAGCATCAAAAATATATAGAAATGTTTCTGGGATTGATACCGAAAAATTCTCAGTAAAAGGCAATGAAATTGCTTGGGGAACTATTGGTAATGCAAGTACAAGTGAAGGATTATTTTTTGAAACCATTAATGCTGCAGGCGTTTTACAAGTGCCAATGGTTATCAATATTTGGGATGATGAGTACGGGATTTCTGTACATGCAAGACACCAGACCACGAAAGAAAATATTTCTGAAATCCTCAAGGGATTTCAAAGAGACGAAGATAACAAAGGATACGAAATTTTAAAAGTTAAGGGTTGGGATTATACCGCGTTGGTTGAAACTTACCAAAAAGCAGAACAGATTGCCCGAGAAGAGCACGTACCCGTGATGATTCACGTTGTAGAATTAACGCAACCGCAAGGACACTCAACCTCTGGTAGTCACGAACGTTACAAAAGTAAGGACCGTCTAGATTGGGAAAAAGATTTTGACTGTATTGCACAAATGAAACTTTGGTTGATCAACAATGAAATTGCTACCGAAGAAGAACTAGATGCGATAACTAAACATATAAAAAAGGAAGTTAGAGAAGGTAAAAAGGCAGCATGGAATGCATTTTTAAAACCAATTCTGGCAGAGAAAAAACAAGCCATTCAATTAATAACTGCAGCATCTCAAAAAAGTGCTAACCAAGTTTTTATAACTAAGATTATTAATGATTTAGCTGAAATTCAAGAACCTGGAAGAAAAGATGTGATCTCTTCGTGCAGGAAATGTCTACGCTACCTCGTTGGAGAAGATTTTAGTGAAAAGACCCAACTTCAAAATTGGATCAATTCCTACTTAGATACCGTTCAACCTAATTACAGCTCACATTTGCATAGTCAGTCAAAGTGGTCTGCTTTTAATGTTTCCGAAGTAAAACCTACTTACAGTGATGACGCAGAGCAAGTAGATGCTCGTTTGATTATTAGGGATAATTTTGATTATATCTTCGGAAATAATCCTGAAGCATTAATATTTGGAGAAGACTCCGGAAACATTGGTGACGTCAACCAAGGTTTAGAAGGACTGCAGGAAAAATATGGTGAACTTCGAGTTGCCGATGCAGGTATAAGAGAGGCTACAATTCTCGGACAAGGCATCGGGATGGCAATGCGTGGTTTACGACCAATTGCCGAAATTCAATATTTGGACTATATTCTCTATGCTCTACAAATTATGAGCGATGATTTGGCAACGCTTCAATATAGAACAAAAGGAAAACAAAAAGCACCGTTAATTGTGCGTACCAGAGGCCACAGACTTGAGGGGATTTGGCATTCTGGTTCGCAATTAGGAGGTATTATCAATTTGATAAGAGGTATTCACGTACTCGTACCAAGAAATATGACTAAAGCTGCTGGTTTTTACAACACACTTTTAGAAAGTGATGAGCCTGCATTGGTTATAGAATGCTTAAATGGTTACCGTTTAAAAGAAAAAATGCCAAATAATATTGGAGAATTTAAAACACCAATTGGTGTTGTAGAGACTGTAAAAGAAGGTGCAGATATTACTTTAGTTTCCTACGGATCAACGCTGCGCATGGTGGCACAGACCGCAAAAGAATTACAAGAAGTTGGTATTGATGCAGAGGTTATTGATGTACAATCATTATTACCCTTTGATATTAATCATGATATCGTAAAGAGTCTTGCAAAAACGAATCGCTTGATGGTTATTGACGAGGATGTACCTGGAGGAGCTTCCGCTTATATTTTAAATGAAATATTAAACACCCAAAACGGTTTCCAATATTTAGACAGTCAGCCAAAAACCTTAACCGCAAGACCACACCGTCCTGCATACGGGACTGATGGTGATTATTTCTCAAAACCTTCAATAGAGGATATTTTTGAAGCAGTTTATGAAGTTATGCACGAAATGAATCCTGCTGATTATCCGAAGTTGAGATAA
- a CDS encoding lmo0937 family membrane protein, which yields MKSILWLVAVICIIAWLLGFLGVIPGLGTSGLIHVLLVIAIIVILYNIISGRKPL from the coding sequence ATGAAAAGTATTTTATGGCTAGTAGCAGTAATTTGTATAATAGCATGGTTATTGGGATTTCTAGGAGTTATTCCAGGACTTGGAACAAGTGGTTTAATTCACGTTTTATTAGTAATTGCAATCATTGTAATTTTGTATAATATTATTTCAGGACGTAAGCCTTTATAA
- a CDS encoding TIGR00730 family Rossman fold protein, translating to MRKEQNHKGWNEIKTNDSWAIFKIMGEFVNGYEKLSKIGPCVSIFGSARTKPDHKYYKLAEEMATKIVDHGYGVITGGGPGIMEAGNKGAHIAGGTSVGLNIDLPFEQHDNPYIDNDKSLDFDYFFVRKVMFVKYSQGFVVMPGGFGTLDELFEAITLIQTNKIEKFPIILVGTEFWGGLMDWVKTTLLEANNNISAKDLDLIHLVDSADEVISILDKFYKEYGLSPNF from the coding sequence ATGAGAAAAGAACAAAACCATAAAGGTTGGAATGAGATTAAAACAAATGACTCTTGGGCGATTTTTAAAATCATGGGAGAATTTGTTAATGGCTATGAAAAATTAAGCAAGATAGGACCATGTGTATCCATATTTGGTTCTGCTAGAACAAAACCAGACCATAAATACTATAAACTAGCTGAAGAAATGGCAACCAAGATCGTAGATCACGGGTATGGCGTGATTACAGGTGGTGGACCAGGTATTATGGAAGCTGGTAACAAAGGTGCTCATATTGCAGGAGGAACTTCGGTTGGTTTGAATATTGATCTACCTTTTGAGCAACATGACAATCCCTATATTGACAATGACAAGAGCCTTGATTTTGATTATTTTTTCGTGCGTAAAGTTATGTTTGTTAAATACTCACAGGGCTTTGTTGTAATGCCTGGAGGTTTTGGAACTTTAGATGAACTTTTTGAAGCTATTACCCTTATTCAAACTAATAAAATTGAAAAATTCCCAATCATACTTGTTGGAACTGAATTTTGGGGTGGTCTAATGGATTGGGTAAAAACTACGTTATTAGAAGCCAACAATAATATTAGTGCTAAAGATCTAGATCTTATCCATTTGGTAGACAGTGCAGATGAAGTTATTTCAATACTAGATAAATTCTATAAAGAATATGGCCTGAGTCCTAATTTCTAA
- the uvrA gene encoding excinuclease ABC subunit UvrA: MTKFDDAIEVQGARVHNLKNIDVTIPREKLVVITGLSGSGKSSLAFDTIYAEGQRRYIETFSAYARQFLGGLERPDVDKIDGLSPVIAIEQKTTSKSPRSTVGTITEIYDFLRLLYARASDAYSYNTGEKMVSYSDEQIKELIKESYKGKKINILSPVVRSRKGHYRELFEQIAKQGFVKVRADGEVRDLVKGMKLDRYKTHDIEIVIDRLKIDDSDDNDKRLAETINTAMYHGDDVLMILDHDTNEARYFSRNLMCPSSGISYPNPEPNNFSFNSPKGACETCNGIGTLYQVNENKIVPDDSISIKAGALAPHGPQKNSWIFKQFETIAQRFNFTLNDPFKDIPAEAKQMIMYGGNDKFSVESKTLGVTRDYKIDFEGVANFIESQYQNAETTSLKRWAKDYMDKVKCSTCEGSRLRKESLYFKVNGLNIAELANKDIVDLADWFSTLNGKLSKTQLQIAEEVIKEIRARIKFLLDVGLDYLSLNRGSKSLSGGEAQRIRLATQIGSQLVGVLYILDEPSIGLHQRDNEKLINSLVSLRDIGNSVIVVEHDKDMIERADYVIDIGPRAGKYGGEIISIGTPAELLTHDTLTADYLNGKREIPVPEKRRKGNGKKIVLKGCTGNNLKNVSVELPLGQMIGITGVSGSGKSTLINETLYPIMNAFYFNGVKKPMPYKSIKGLEHCDKVIDINQSPIGRTPRSNPATYTKTFDEIRSLFAKIPEAMIRGYKPGRFSFNVKGGRCETCQGGGLRVIEMNFLPDVYVECETCQGKRFNRETLEIRYKGKSISDVLDMTMNEAVDFFEHIPKIHKKLSTIVDVGLGYITLGQQSTTLSGGEAQRIKLATELSKRDTGNTFYILDEPTTGLHFEDIRVLMLVLNKLVDKGNTVLIIEHNLDVIKMCDYIIDIGYEGGQGGGKVVAKGTPEEIIKDKKSYTAKFLKKELK, translated from the coding sequence ATGACCAAATTTGATGATGCTATTGAAGTTCAAGGTGCCAGAGTACACAATCTAAAGAATATCGATGTTACCATTCCCAGAGAAAAACTTGTTGTTATTACAGGACTTTCAGGTAGTGGAAAATCATCATTGGCATTTGATACTATTTATGCGGAAGGGCAGCGTCGTTATATCGAAACATTTTCTGCTTATGCGAGACAGTTTCTTGGCGGATTAGAACGTCCTGATGTTGATAAAATTGATGGTCTCTCGCCAGTAATTGCCATTGAACAAAAAACCACCAGTAAATCACCACGATCTACTGTTGGGACCATAACAGAAATTTACGATTTCCTTCGTTTGCTATACGCTCGCGCAAGTGATGCATACAGTTACAACACAGGCGAAAAAATGGTAAGTTACAGTGATGAGCAAATTAAAGAGCTCATAAAAGAAAGCTATAAAGGTAAAAAAATCAATATACTCTCGCCTGTCGTGAGGTCTCGAAAAGGTCATTATCGTGAACTTTTTGAACAGATCGCCAAACAGGGCTTTGTAAAAGTGAGAGCCGATGGTGAAGTTAGGGATCTGGTAAAAGGTATGAAACTGGATCGTTATAAAACCCATGATATTGAAATTGTAATTGACCGATTAAAAATTGATGACAGTGACGATAATGACAAGCGATTAGCAGAAACCATAAATACTGCCATGTATCATGGTGATGATGTTTTAATGATTTTAGATCACGACACCAATGAGGCTCGTTATTTTAGTCGTAATTTGATGTGCCCATCCTCTGGAATTTCATACCCAAATCCTGAACCGAACAACTTTTCTTTCAACTCTCCAAAAGGCGCTTGTGAGACGTGTAATGGCATTGGAACGCTTTATCAAGTGAATGAAAATAAAATCGTTCCAGACGATTCTATCTCGATAAAAGCTGGTGCGCTGGCGCCACATGGACCACAAAAAAACAGCTGGATCTTCAAACAGTTTGAAACGATTGCACAACGATTCAATTTCACGTTGAATGATCCATTTAAAGATATTCCTGCGGAAGCAAAACAAATGATTATGTATGGTGGTAACGATAAGTTTTCCGTAGAAAGTAAAACATTAGGCGTCACGAGGGACTATAAAATCGATTTTGAGGGTGTTGCCAATTTTATTGAAAGCCAATACCAAAATGCCGAAACTACGTCACTTAAACGTTGGGCCAAGGATTATATGGACAAGGTTAAATGCTCAACTTGTGAAGGTTCCCGTCTTAGAAAGGAGTCTCTATATTTTAAAGTCAATGGCTTAAATATTGCAGAACTGGCCAATAAAGATATTGTGGATCTGGCAGATTGGTTTTCTACGTTAAATGGAAAATTGAGTAAAACGCAACTACAAATTGCAGAGGAAGTTATCAAGGAAATTAGAGCGAGAATCAAATTTTTATTAGATGTTGGCCTGGACTATTTATCACTAAACAGAGGCTCTAAATCACTTTCTGGCGGTGAAGCACAACGTATTAGATTGGCAACTCAAATAGGCTCCCAATTGGTTGGCGTACTTTATATTTTAGATGAGCCAAGTATTGGTTTGCACCAGCGAGATAATGAAAAACTGATTAATTCTTTAGTCTCTTTACGTGACATTGGTAACTCTGTTATCGTTGTTGAGCATGATAAAGATATGATTGAACGCGCAGATTATGTTATTGATATTGGCCCAAGGGCTGGAAAATATGGCGGTGAGATTATAAGTATTGGTACTCCAGCGGAATTATTGACCCACGACACTTTAACTGCAGATTATCTTAATGGGAAACGCGAGATTCCCGTTCCGGAGAAAAGAAGAAAAGGTAACGGTAAAAAAATAGTCTTAAAAGGTTGTACAGGTAATAACTTAAAAAATGTTTCGGTAGAGTTACCTTTAGGTCAAATGATTGGTATTACTGGTGTTTCTGGGAGCGGTAAGTCAACACTTATCAATGAAACACTCTACCCTATTATGAATGCCTTTTATTTTAATGGCGTTAAAAAACCCATGCCTTATAAGAGCATCAAAGGTTTGGAGCATTGTGACAAGGTTATTGATATTAACCAATCTCCAATTGGCAGGACACCACGAAGTAATCCTGCAACATACACCAAAACTTTTGATGAGATTAGAAGTTTGTTTGCTAAAATACCCGAAGCGATGATTCGTGGTTACAAACCTGGTCGTTTTAGTTTTAATGTTAAAGGCGGGCGATGTGAAACGTGCCAAGGTGGTGGATTACGAGTGATTGAAATGAATTTTCTACCAGACGTTTACGTAGAATGTGAAACCTGCCAAGGCAAGCGTTTTAATCGGGAAACTTTAGAAATTAGGTATAAAGGGAAATCTATTAGTGATGTTTTGGATATGACAATGAATGAAGCGGTTGACTTTTTTGAGCATATCCCTAAAATCCATAAAAAACTGTCAACAATTGTTGATGTGGGATTGGGCTACATTACACTTGGCCAGCAAAGCACAACCCTTTCTGGTGGTGAGGCACAACGCATTAAATTAGCTACAGAATTAAGTAAACGTGACACAGGCAATACATTTTATATTCTTGATGAACCTACTACTGGACTTCACTTTGAGGACATTAGAGTTTTAATGTTAGTGCTCAATAAGTTAGTCGACAAAGGCAATACCGTATTAATTATTGAGCATAACCTAGACGTTATAAAAATGTGTGACTACATTATAGATATTGGCTACGAAGGAGGTCAAGGTGGCGGAAAGGTTGTTGCTAAGGGAACTCCAGAAGAAATCATTAAGGATAAAAAAAGCTATACTGCAAAATTTTTAAAAAAAGAGCTAAAATGA